A single Hippocampus zosterae strain Florida chromosome 1, ASM2543408v3, whole genome shotgun sequence DNA region contains:
- the cfap100 gene encoding cilia- and flagella-associated protein 100 — protein sequence MPSSQSTKVAEISSDSLLSEQNSVTKFSKADVRRRRVRKEPFNLPDGKSILLQSSVEKDDRQKEMHNFLPLPLHEKKNYSARMMAEQKKELFGHLKEEDEEEPEKDKVKTLRQAKRKPTLPKQTPARHQLKTNLLKQTNIVRECKHDLISMERQKAVLEISLMTKRSEICKMNKAITKEERRLRELEEVIEKDNQSFAAFLRENEKKSLEAQTFFEREVKSKEEKTAEIQKLTSEIATIRSEVGNYEEILQEYKRYRELLFQLSPPEWQEAQRAKLLTNVHLDKNPDEDSTFKQKQESNIAGAQPKQFSAESARTTKEYEADSDCTEIEDNPELYFTDPKQLIELMTELTEQNLSLIKNSTRAEETLEELTQSMEEVRNRTEKEKELLTQQIDEMNKQIEEEKTRASKLKKKVQLHVLLNTEDEDDMMRALGEKVSEVYRCCVGDGSSSHSTLEKLASIEKQMSLLLHCLEDIPKASLETMQKIKDSERRTRQREEKLRLQREKQIERMKRYLERSLSDTKKTNGRKLMPRCIPTAQKVTVQKVQGAPTDDGLNDYFFTPSDGID from the exons ATGCCATCGTCACAATCCA caaaAGTTGCTGAGATTTCCTCAGACAGTCTCCTATCGGAACAGAACAGTGTCACCAAATTCAGCAAAGCAG ATGTGAGGAGGAGAAGGGTGAGGAAGGAGCCATTCAACTTACCAGATGGGAAAAGCATTCTTCTCCAAAGTTCGGTTGAAAAAGATGACCGACAAAAG GAGATGCACAACTTCCTGCCTCTCCCACTTCACGAGAAGAAAAATTACTCTGCTCGAATGATGGCTGAGCAGAAGAAAGAGCTTTTCGGGCATCTGaaggaggaggacgaagaggagcCGGAAAAAGACAAAGTGAAGACGCTGAGGCAAGCCAAGAGGAAGCCAACACTCCCAAAACAAACACCCGCAAGACATCAGCTGAAGACTAATTTGTTGAAACAAA CAAACATAGTGAGAGAATGTAAACATGACTTAATCTCCATGGAGCGGCAGAAGGCAGTGTTGGAG ATATCGCTGATGACAAAAAGATCGGAGATTTGCAAGATGAACAAAGCTATCACCAAAGAGGAGAGACGCCTGAGGGAGTTGGAGGAGGTCATTGAGAAGGACAATCAGAGCTTTGCGGCGTTCCTGAGGGAGAATGAGAAGAAGTCTTTGGAGGCCCAAACATT TTTTGAACGAGAGGTTAAGTCCAAAGAGGAGAAAACGGCTGAGATCCAGAAGTTGACTTCTGAAATAGCAACGATAAGAAG TGAAGTTGGCAACTATGAAGAAATCCTCCAAGAGTACAAGAGATACAGGGAGCTTCTCTTTCAGCTGTCTCCTCCAGAGTGGCAAGAGGCCCAGAGGGCAAAGCTTCTCACCAATGTCCATCTGGATAAGAACCCTGACGAGGACTCAACTTTCaagcaaa AACAGGAAAGCAACATTGCAGGTGCCCAGCCCAAACAGTTCTCTGCAGAGAGCGCCAG GACTACAAAAGAGTATGAAGCAGATAGCGACTGTACAGAAATTGAG GATAATCCGGAGTTGTACTTCACTGATCCCAAGCAACTTATTGAGCTGATGACAGAGCTAACTGAGCAGAATTTATCCTTGATCAAGAACTCTACGAGGGCCGAGGAGACACTGGAGGAGCTCACACAGTCTATGGAGGAAGTCAGGAATAGGAC TGAAAAGGAGAAGGAGCTTCTGACCCAGCAAATAGACGAGATGAACAAGCAAATTGAGgaagagaaaacaagagcatcaaagctgaaaaagaaggttcagCTCCATGTCTTGCTGAACACAGAAGATGAG GATGACATGATGAGGGCGCTTGGGGAGAAGGTCTCAGAAGTGTACAGGTGCTGTGTGGGTGATGGGTCGAGCAGCCATAGTACCTTGGAGAAGCTGGCCAGCATTGAGAAGCAGATGTCTTTACTGCTGCACTGTCTTGAGGACATCCCCAAGGCAAGTTTGGAAACGATGCAAAAGATCAAAGACAGCGAGAGGAGGACCAG GCAACGTGAAGAAAAGTTGAGATTGCAAAGAGAGAAACAAATAGAAAGGATGAAGAGGTACTTGGAGAGGTCCCTTTCTGACACCAAGAAAACA AATGGACGTAAACTAATGCCCAGATGCATCCCTACTGCTCAGAAGGTCACAGTCCAAAAAGTGCAAGGTGCTCCAACTGATGATGGCTTGAATGACTACTTCTTCACACCTTCAGATGGTATTGACTGA